The following proteins are encoded in a genomic region of Cellulomonas sp. ES6:
- a CDS encoding LacI family DNA-binding transcriptional regulator yields MAGQVTLSDVAREAGVSLATASRALNGSANRTVGADLRERVLEAASRLRYSPDGVAQAMARGRTTALGLVVPDIADPACAALASGVVAAAEDAGLSVTLTSTRHEPGREAALVALLERQRARAVVLAGGRQADPAGEQAVRAAVDSFRAVGGAVASVGRATFGVPTVVVGDREGASDLVTALHGRGYRRFAVLAGPQTHTLAADRSAGAVAALAALGCPPPVVVRGAFSRDGGYEGMRQVVEDRADVQVVLAVSDVMAAGALAAARDAGLSVPGDLAVAGYGDVGLLRDAMPGLTTVRLPLADIGALAVRLALEPPAAGEPETVRVTGQVVLRGSTPGV; encoded by the coding sequence ATGGCCGGACAGGTGACGCTCAGCGACGTGGCCCGCGAGGCCGGTGTGTCGCTCGCGACCGCGTCCCGGGCCCTGAACGGCAGCGCGAACCGCACCGTGGGGGCGGACCTCCGCGAGCGGGTGCTCGAGGCCGCGTCCCGCCTGCGCTACTCGCCCGACGGCGTCGCGCAGGCCATGGCGAGGGGCCGGACGACGGCCCTCGGGCTGGTCGTGCCGGACATCGCCGACCCGGCCTGCGCCGCGCTCGCGTCGGGGGTCGTCGCCGCCGCGGAGGACGCCGGCCTGAGCGTGACCCTGACGTCGACCCGGCACGAGCCCGGCAGGGAGGCGGCTCTCGTCGCCCTCCTGGAGCGCCAGCGTGCGCGGGCGGTCGTGCTCGCCGGCGGGCGGCAGGCCGATCCCGCGGGGGAGCAGGCGGTGCGCGCCGCCGTGGACTCGTTCCGCGCGGTGGGCGGGGCGGTGGCGTCCGTCGGCCGCGCGACGTTCGGCGTGCCGACGGTGGTGGTCGGTGACCGGGAGGGGGCGTCCGACCTGGTGACGGCCCTGCACGGCCGGGGCTACCGCCGGTTCGCCGTGCTCGCCGGCCCGCAGACGCACACGCTCGCGGCGGACCGCAGCGCCGGCGCCGTCGCCGCGCTCGCCGCGCTGGGGTGCCCCCCGCCGGTGGTGGTCCGCGGGGCGTTCTCCCGCGACGGCGGCTACGAGGGGATGCGCCAGGTCGTCGAGGACCGGGCGGACGTGCAGGTGGTGCTCGCCGTCAGCGACGTGATGGCCGCGGGGGCGCTCGCCGCCGCGCGCGACGCCGGGCTGTCCGTGCCGGGCGACCTCGCGGTCGCGGGCTACGGCGACGTCGGCCTGCTGCGGGACGCGATGCCGGGGCTGACCACGGTCCGGCTGCCGCTCGCGGACATCGGGGCGTTGGCGGTCCGGCTGGCGCTCGAGCCGCCCGCAGCGGGCGAACCCGAGACGGTCCGCGTCACCGGCCAGGTCGTGCTGCGGGGGTCGACGCCCGGCGTGTGA
- a CDS encoding serine hydrolase domain-containing protein, translating to MPGSTDHPAVDAPDAAPPSAVGVATVVVDPRDGVVVRVAGTADATTGRPLTASTPMHLCSAAKTVAAVVVLRLAARGLLALDADVRELVPVEVAVPGAAGPTLRDLLAHRGGVEDPPGAFEPAAGPAPATADVVAGRTAAHPGPVRVTAVPGTAFAYSDAGYCLVELAVEAATGDAFAEVVHREVARPLGLNATAVWAGEVPPPGAARGDAVARIAASAAAGHRPDGTRVPGGRVHYAGLAASSLWSTPEETGVLLADLVRCWSGSGEGVLLGGDAAAPMLDDAGEPGVGRGVFVLGSDERPCIMTQGWGDGFQCQLRGYPAAGGGIAVLVDQDPGEPQARSVVGRTIGGIAGRRGWVAR from the coding sequence GTGCCCGGATCCACCGACCACCCCGCCGTCGACGCGCCCGACGCCGCACCCCCGTCCGCCGTCGGCGTCGCGACGGTCGTCGTGGACCCCCGCGACGGGGTCGTCGTGCGGGTCGCGGGGACGGCGGACGCCACCACGGGCCGGCCGCTGACGGCGTCGACCCCGATGCACCTGTGCTCCGCGGCGAAGACCGTCGCGGCCGTGGTGGTCCTCCGGCTCGCCGCGCGCGGCCTGCTCGCCCTGGACGCCGACGTGCGGGAGCTCGTCCCCGTCGAGGTCGCCGTCCCGGGTGCCGCCGGCCCGACGCTGCGGGACCTGCTCGCGCACCGCGGCGGTGTCGAGGACCCGCCCGGCGCCTTCGAGCCGGCCGCGGGCCCGGCGCCCGCCACCGCGGACGTCGTCGCCGGGCGCACGGCCGCGCACCCCGGCCCGGTCCGGGTGACCGCCGTGCCCGGCACCGCGTTCGCGTACTCCGACGCCGGGTACTGCCTCGTCGAGCTCGCGGTCGAGGCGGCCACGGGCGACGCGTTCGCCGAGGTGGTGCACCGCGAGGTCGCCCGGCCGCTCGGCCTGAACGCCACGGCCGTGTGGGCCGGAGAGGTCCCGCCACCGGGGGCGGCGCGCGGTGACGCCGTCGCGCGGATCGCCGCCTCCGCCGCCGCCGGGCACCGACCCGACGGCACGCGCGTGCCGGGCGGGCGGGTGCACTACGCGGGCCTGGCGGCCTCGAGCCTGTGGTCCACCCCCGAGGAGACCGGCGTCCTGCTCGCCGACCTCGTGCGGTGCTGGTCCGGCTCCGGCGAGGGCGTGCTGCTGGGCGGCGACGCGGCCGCGCCGATGCTGGACGACGCCGGCGAGCCGGGTGTGGGCCGCGGGGTCTTCGTGCTCGGGTCGGACGAGCGGCCGTGCATCATGACCCAGGGGTGGGGCGACGGGTTCCAGTGCCAGCTGCGCGGGTACCCGGCGGCCGGCGGCGGGATCGCGGTGCTCGTCGACCAGGATCCGGGCGAGCCGCAGGCCCGGTCGGTGGTGGGGCGGACGATCGGGGGCATCGCCGGGCGCCGGGGGTGGGTCGCGCGGTGA
- a CDS encoding alpha/beta fold hydrolase, with translation MSEPPLHVSVAGDGPALVLLHGNGEDARSLAPVAGRLAEDHRVIAPDARAHGRSPRGTGPLTIARMADDVADVLGGLGVTGPVDVVGYSDGGNVALLLALRHPRLVRSLVLYGANTEPAGLSARTRAEVTLTWLAQRARGLVDARARARAEVTDLMVHQPRIPLRALARVEVPVLVAAGEHDVVRRAHTEAVAAHLPRGRALVVAGAGHGLPLDDPAAFTALVRAFLADLPA, from the coding sequence GTGAGCGAGCCGCCCCTGCACGTGAGCGTCGCCGGGGACGGTCCGGCGCTCGTGCTGCTGCACGGCAACGGCGAGGACGCCCGGTCGCTGGCGCCGGTGGCCGGGCGGCTCGCGGAGGACCACCGCGTGATCGCCCCCGACGCGCGGGCGCACGGCAGGTCGCCGCGCGGCACCGGGCCGCTGACGATCGCGCGCATGGCCGACGACGTGGCCGACGTGCTCGGCGGGCTGGGGGTCACCGGTCCGGTCGACGTCGTCGGCTACTCCGACGGCGGGAACGTCGCGCTGCTGCTCGCGCTGCGCCACCCGCGGCTCGTGCGCTCGCTCGTGCTGTACGGCGCGAACACGGAGCCGGCCGGCCTGTCGGCCCGCACGCGCGCCGAGGTGACGCTGACGTGGCTGGCGCAGCGGGCACGCGGGCTGGTGGACGCCCGGGCTCGCGCGCGGGCCGAGGTGACGGACCTCATGGTCCACCAGCCGCGCATCCCCCTGCGGGCGCTGGCCCGGGTGGAGGTCCCGGTGCTGGTGGCGGCCGGCGAGCACGACGTCGTGCGGCGCGCGCACACCGAGGCGGTCGCCGCGCACCTGCCGCGGGGCCGGGCGCTCGTCGTGGCCGGGGCCGGTCACGGGCTGCCGCTCGACGACCCGGCGGCGTTCACCGCCCTGGTGCGGGCGTTCCTCGCCGACCTCCCGGCCTGA
- a CDS encoding VOC family protein — protein sequence MTPRLDLVGLVAADLPRTLAFYRALGVDVPPGADAAPHVELAVGGLRLAWDTVEVVRSFDPGWEPPTGGHRVALAFACADAAEVDATYARMVDAGFAGHLPPWDAVWGQRYAVLHDPDGTAVDLFAPAG from the coding sequence ATGACACCTCGCCTGGACCTCGTCGGCCTCGTCGCGGCCGACCTCCCCCGCACCCTCGCGTTCTACCGCGCCCTCGGCGTCGACGTCCCGCCCGGGGCCGACGCCGCGCCGCACGTCGAGCTCGCTGTCGGTGGGCTCCGGCTGGCCTGGGACACCGTGGAGGTCGTGCGCTCCTTCGACCCCGGGTGGGAGCCGCCGACCGGCGGGCACCGCGTCGCGCTGGCGTTCGCGTGCGCCGACGCCGCGGAGGTCGACGCCACCTACGCGCGGATGGTGGACGCCGGCTTCGCCGGGCACCTGCCGCCGTGGGACGCGGTGTGGGGCCAGCGCTACGCCGTGCTGCACGACCCCGACGGCACCGCCGTCGACCTGTTCGCACCGGCGGGCTGA